One segment of Triticum aestivum cultivar Chinese Spring chromosome 2A, IWGSC CS RefSeq v2.1, whole genome shotgun sequence DNA contains the following:
- the LOC123184180 gene encoding probable indole-3-pyruvate monooxygenase YUCCA9: MVLLSMDSLFSPRCVWVNGPIIIGAGPSGLAVGASLREQGVPYIMLEREDCIASLWQKRTYDRLKLHLPKQFCQLPRMPFPADYPEYPTRRQFIDYLESYAAAFDVKPEFGSTVQSARYDETSGLWRVHSSSAASGEMEYIGRWLVVATGENAENVVPDIPGLDGFAGEVAHVSEYKSGEKYKGKRVLVVGCGNSGMEVSLDLCDHGALPSMVVRDAVHVLPREVMGKSTFELATLLMAWLPLWFVDKIMVFLSWIILGNLAGFGIRRPAIGPLTLKNKYGKTPVLDTGALAKIRSGDITVVPGVSRFTKSRAELTDGTALDLDAVVMATGYRSNVPQWLQGTDFFGKDGYPTTAFPNGWKGQSGLYSVGFTRRGLSGASADAVRIAKDLGQVWREETKPTTKRAAGACHRRCISVIF; encoded by the coding sequence ATGGTGCTCCTCTCTATGGACAGCCTCTTCTCCCCGCGCTGCGTGTGGGTGAACGGGCCCATCATCATCGGCGCCGGGCCCTCGGGCCTCGCCGTGGGCGCCAGCCTCCGGGAGCAGGGCGTGCCGTACATCATGCTGGAGCGCGAGGACTGCATCGCCTCCCTCTGGCAGAAGCGCACCTACGACCGCCTCAAGCTCCACCTCCCCAAGCAGTTCTGCCAGCTCCCCCGCATGCCCTTCCCCGCCGACTACCCCGAGTACCCCACCCGCCGCCAGTTCATCGACTACCTCGAGTCCTACGCCGCCGCCTTCGACGTCAAGCCCGAGTTCGGCAGCACCGTGCAGTCCGCCCGCTACGACGAGACCTCGGGGCTCTGGCGcgtgcactcctcctccgccgcctccggcgAGATGGAGTACATCGGCCGCTGGCTCGTGGTCGCCACCGGCGAGAACGCCGAGAACGTGGTGCCCGACATCCCCGGCCTCGACGGCTTCGCCGGCGAGGTGGCCCATGTCAGCGAGTACAAGTCCGGCGAGAAGTACAAGGGCAAGCGCGTCCTCGTCGTCGGTTGCGGCAACTCCGGCATGGAGGTCTCCCTCGACCTCTGCGACCACGGCGCGCTCCCGTCCATGGTGGTGCGCGACGCCGTGCACGTGCTGCCCCGCGAGGTCATGGGCAAGTCCACCTTCGAGCTCGCCACGCTGCTCATGGCGTGGCTCCCGCTCTGGTTCGTCGACAAGATCATGGTGTTCCTCTCCTGGATCATCCTCGGCAACCTCGCCGGCTTCGGCATCCGCCGCCCGGCCATCGGCCCGCTCACGCTCAAGAACAAGTACGGCAAGACACCGGTGCTCGACACCGGCGCGCTCGCCAAGATCAGGTCCGGCGACATCACCGTCGTGCCCGGAGTGTCCCGGTTCACCAAGAGCAGGGCCGAGCTCACCGACGGCACCGCCCTCGACCTCGACGCCGTGGTGATGGCCACGGGCTACCGCAGCAACGTTCCCCAGTGGCTCCAGGGCACCGACTTCTTCGGCAAGGACGGGTACCCGACCACCGCCTTCCCCAACGGGTGGAAGGGCCAGTCCGGGCTCTACTCCGTGGGCTTCACCCGCCGCGGCCTCTCCGGCGCGTCCGCCGACGCCGTCCGCATCGCCAAGGACCTCGGGCAGGTGTGGCGCGAGGAGACCAAGCCCACCACCAAGCGGGCCGCCGGCGCCTGCCACAGGCGCTGTATCTCCGTCATCTTCTAA
- the LOC123186947 gene encoding Werner Syndrome-like exonuclease: MESGAPPALPCPVDDDDDFYWDAEAEAELQAIEAAYAAESAKRRRLPDWSKTPAAPAPVRPRPNPAPAAASASSPSWVLSPPTCQGSVKARYQQVAFSGKIVYCRTAIEVEKATREIVRKIESMKASGQVSLGFDLEWKPFPRRGEPPCKVALMQLCMDKTHCYLMHIIHSGVPPILKSLLEDSSSVKVGVCIDNDARKMFNDYEVRVQPLMDLSTVANVKLAGPYKRWSLAALTEMITCKELPKPGNIRMGNWESFVLSKKQLEYAATDAYISWYLYEVLRSLPDYTPDIETEVV, from the exons ATGGAGTCCGGGGCGCCTCCCGCGTTGCCCTGCCccgtcgacgacgacgacgatttCTACtgggacgccgaggccgaggcggagCTCCAGGCCATCGAGGCCGCCTACGCCGCCGAGTCCGccaagcgccgccgcctccccgactgGTCCAaaacccccgccgcccccgcccccgtccGCCCACGACCCAACCCGGCCCCCGCGGCCGCGAGCGCCTCCTCGCCGTCGTGGGTCCTCTCGCCCCCCACTTGCCAAG GGAGTGTGAAGGCTAGGTACCAACAGGTGGCATTCAGCGGCAAGATAGTGTACTGCCGGACAGCAATTGAAGTGGAGAAAGCTACACGGGAGATTGTGCGCAAAATCGAAAGCATGAAGGCCTCTGGCCAGGTCTCCCTTGGTTTCGATCTCGAGTGGAAACCCTTCCCCAGAAGAG GAGAACCGCCTTGTAAAGTCGCGCTAATGCAGTTATGCATGGACAAAACTCATTGTTATCTCATGCATATCATTCACTCTGGGGTGCCTCCCATCTTGAAATCTCTTTTGGAGGACAGTTCATCCGTTAAA GTTGGAGTATGTATAGACAACGATGCAAGGAAAATGTTCAATGATTATGAAGTACGTGTACAACCATTGATGGATTTATCAACTGTTGCAAATGTCAAGTTAGCTGGGCCTTATAAAAGATGGAGTCTTGCTGCATTAACCGAAATGATCACATGTAAAGAG TTACCAAAGCCTGGCAACATAAGAATGGGAAACTGGGAGTCTTTTGTTCTCTCAAAAAAGCAACTTGAGTATGCTGCTACGGATGCCTACATCTCGTGGTACTTGTATGAG GTACTACGGAGTCTTCCTGATTATACTCCTGATATTGAAACAGAGGTTGTTTAG